One genomic region from Methanomassiliicoccaceae archaeon encodes:
- a CDS encoding DNA-directed DNA polymerase II small subunit, giving the protein MKTDVLGMAAKRGIFLSPDALDYIMSNPDPVAFTNTTLASLCSDKIFVGRSDLEDCLTGDAPIFKSPGTDVPRNKKQTDIEVLSGSDVTGNSTCEGDISDFTTYFRSRYDILSRIISRRRDFGMNISISKAMNLDRDVRVIGMVYDASVTKNGHTILTIEDNESNCKVFISKDSPLAGETFVNDEVIGIAGKPNGRRDLLIADEIFRPDVPRTNRWEISDSTSSVAFLSDVHVGSYTFLEDRWKRMVSWLKENSYKTGLDYIVFPGDVVDGIGIFPGQEEELMINDIYEQYEKLSEYLKDIPDHIKMVVHPGNHDAVRLAEPQPALGTMFTKTFDSNIMMVGNPVTLNIEGRTIQTYHGKSIDDWIAGVQKLTYNDPMGVMREMLKRRHLAPIYGQRTALAPEKKDYLAMETLPDLFVSGHIHGAGAGEYNGVKIINASTWQSQTEYQKMHNFNPEPAIMPVVHLGTGEINMRSFMD; this is encoded by the coding sequence TCGGCATGGCGGCGAAGAGAGGCATATTCCTCAGCCCCGATGCCCTCGATTACATTATGTCGAACCCGGACCCCGTCGCTTTCACAAACACCACGCTTGCATCCCTTTGTTCAGACAAGATTTTTGTCGGCCGTTCTGACCTGGAGGACTGCCTGACGGGCGATGCGCCGATTTTCAAATCCCCGGGAACCGACGTTCCCCGCAATAAGAAACAGACGGACATCGAAGTCCTAAGCGGGAGCGACGTAACGGGGAACTCTACCTGCGAGGGGGACATATCGGACTTCACGACCTACTTCCGCAGCAGGTACGACATCCTTAGCAGAATAATATCCAGGCGCAGGGATTTCGGAATGAACATCTCGATCTCCAAGGCCATGAACCTAGACCGTGACGTGCGCGTGATAGGCATGGTCTATGATGCAAGCGTGACCAAGAACGGACACACCATACTGACCATCGAGGACAACGAAAGCAACTGCAAGGTCTTCATTTCCAAGGATTCGCCGTTGGCCGGCGAGACGTTCGTCAACGATGAAGTGATCGGCATAGCGGGAAAGCCCAACGGGCGCAGGGACCTGCTGATAGCCGACGAGATCTTCAGGCCCGATGTGCCCAGGACAAACCGCTGGGAAATCTCCGATTCCACATCTTCGGTAGCGTTTCTCTCCGACGTGCACGTTGGCAGCTACACCTTTTTGGAGGACCGCTGGAAACGCATGGTGTCTTGGCTTAAGGAGAACTCCTACAAGACCGGCTTGGACTACATCGTTTTCCCAGGTGACGTTGTTGACGGCATAGGCATATTTCCCGGACAGGAGGAGGAGCTTATGATAAACGACATCTACGAGCAGTACGAGAAACTCTCCGAATACCTCAAAGATATACCTGACCATATCAAGATGGTCGTTCACCCCGGGAACCATGACGCCGTGCGTCTGGCGGAACCCCAGCCCGCATTGGGGACGATGTTCACCAAGACCTTCGATTCGAACATAATGATGGTAGGAAACCCGGTAACCCTGAATATAGAGGGCCGGACGATCCAGACTTACCACGGCAAGAGCATCGACGACTGGATAGCCGGCGTTCAGAAACTCACGTACAACGACCCAATGGGCGTCATGAGGGAGATGCTCAAACGCAGACACCTCGCGCCGATCTACGGCCAAAGGACCGCCCTCGCTCCTGAGAAAAAAGACTATTTGGCCATGGAGACGCTGCCCGACCTGTTCGTTTCCGGACATATCCACGGTGCCGGCGCAGGAGAATACAACGGCGTCAAAATAATAAACGCCTCCACCTGGCAGAGTCAGACGGAGTATCAGAAGATGCATAACTTCAATCCCGAACCTGCCATAATGCCCGTTGTGCATCTGGGTACGGGCGAAATAAATATGAGAAGTTTCATGGACTGA